Proteins from one Podarcis raffonei isolate rPodRaf1 chromosome 1, rPodRaf1.pri, whole genome shotgun sequence genomic window:
- the FBXO34 gene encoding F-box only protein 34 — translation MMKSSCRAGLHRELLNSTSSALHPVKRISGMHLKPYLKLQKKERPLEISLDSPRSPPMSQPRLAEEEKPSSPEPSLFPAPSLRKPLGTLSPNTIASSRSHAEGPGGKERRAALLATIHQGDDGEGPLDIWAIVKPGNTKEKVAFFAAQQCGDRSRVLSVKNKSTWDIDGRSTKRRKKSLDIKKAKVHLERMREASGRCYQPEPFACGIEHCSVHNVNDGLEGGFPGRPLSVVEMVAFLEQRASVLLADCSKNCPSASAVTKFPGQPKAAPLASPGPFPTSGVCEAPSEKAACGASSSSGSSSDGEQQAEPLRVLDMVAKLESECLRRQNEREAGSLSRNNSFRRNVGRMLLASGAPPENDASKAPPEAPSQEEPCPPLEGQLSSIVDARAGKGLLVLEQGGSVSSSRGWLGSEKASKPTYPEAAQAPPHSLHSRKATVDCTPKEPAPLPSLAPNARVRESVSISISVTKRDAGCRAAQPSDAALGEDPLPGRLFLLLSRCEAPQECLRSEETLPEECRVGPQGKETSLGDEALRLPAPAAGEPQEAPSESTPQALASSRLKRQRSHDFLETRFKIQQLLEPQQYLLFLPHHIIVKIFGLLPTRSLVALKCTCGYFKFLIGYYNIRPADSRWVRDPRYREDPCKQCKKKYTKGDVSLCRWHPKPYCQALPYGPGYWMCCHRSQRSVPGCRLGLHDNHWVPACHSFNRALHKKPREAEEDC, via the exons ATGATGAAGAGTTCCTGCCGAGCTGGCCTCCACCGGGAACTGCTGAATTCCACATCCTCCGCGTTACACCCGGTCAAACG aaTATCTGGCATGCACTTAAAGCCCTATCTCAAGTTACAGAAGAAAGAACGGCCTCTGGAAATAAGTCTGGACTCTCCCCGAAGCCCACCAATGAGCCAGCCGAGGTTGGCAGAAGAGGAGAAGCCCAGCAGCCCCGAGCCaagcctctttcctgccccctctCTCCGGAAGCCATTGGGGACCCTCTCCCCCAACACCATCGCTAGCAGCAGGAGCCACGCGGAAGGGCCCGGCGGGAAGGAGAGGAGAGCCGCCCTCCTGGCCACCATCCACCAGGGGGACGACGGAGAGGGGCCACTGGACATCTGGGCCATCGTGAAGCCGGGGAACACCAAGGAGAAGGTCGCCTTCTTTGCGGCCCAGCAATGCGGCGACCGCAGCCGGGTGCTCTCCGTGAAGAACAAGAGCACCTGGGACATCGACGGGAGGTCCACTAAGCGCAGGAAAAAGTCGCTGGATATCAAGAAGGCAAAGGTCCACCTGGAAAGGATGAGGGAGGCCAGTGGGAGGTGCTACCAGCCTGAGCCATTTGCCTGCGGCATCGAGCACTGCTCTGTCCATAATGTGAATGACGGCCTGGAGGGGGGCTTCCCGGGGCGGCCCCTGTCGGTCGTCGAGATGGTTGCTTTCTTGGAGCAAAGAGCCAGCGTCTTGCTGGCCGACTGCTCCAAAAACTGCCCTAGTGCCTCTGCTGTGACCAAGTTCCCTGGCCAGCCCAAAGCCGCTCCCCTAGCCTCTCCCGGACCTTTCCCCACCTCGGGAGTCTGCGAAGCTCCCTCTGAAAAGGCAGCCTGTGGGgcgagcagcagcagtggcagcagcagcgatgGGGAGCAGCAGGCAGAGCCCCTTCGAGTGCTGGACATGGTGGCCAAGCTGGAGTCGGAGTGTCTCCGGCGCCAGAACGAACGCGAAGCAGGGTCGCTCTCGAGGAACAACAGCTTCCGGCGGAACGTGGGGCGGATGCTGCTGGCGAGCGGGGCGCCCCCGGAGAACGACGCCAGCAAGGCGCCCCCAGAAGCTCCCAGCCAGGAAGAGCCCTGTCCGCCGCTGGAAGGCCAGCTATCTTCGATCGTAGACGCCCGTGCTGGGAAGGGCCTTCTCGTTCTCGAGCAGGGAGGGTCGGTCTCCTCCAGCCGCGGCTGGCTCGGTTCTGAGAAGGCGAGCAAACCCACAtatcctgaagctgcccaggcgCCCCCACATTCCTTGCACAGCAGAAAAGCGACGGTTGATTGTACGCCGAAGGAGCCGGCCCCTCTTCCCAGCCTGGCTCCCAACGCGCGAGTGAGAGAGTCTGTGAGCATTAGTATCTCTGTCACCAAGAGGGACGCCGGCTGCAGAGCTGCCCAGCCTTCTGACGCCGCCTTGGGCGAAGACCCTCTTCCGGGCAGACTCTTCTTGCTCCTGTCCAGGTGCGAGGCCCCCCAGGAGTGCCTGCGCTCGGAGGAGACCCTCCCCGAAGAGTGCCGTGTGGGTCCTCAAGGGAAGGAAACCTCCCTGGGCGATGAAGCCCTGCGCCTGCCCGCCCCTGCTGCCGGGGAGCCCCAGGAGGCGCCCTCAGAAAGCACCCCGCAGGCCCTCGCCTCCTCGCGCCTGAAGCGGCAGAGATCTCACGACTTCCTGGAGACCAGGTTCAAAATCCAGCAGCTCCTGGAGCCGCAGCAGTACCTGCTCTTCCTTCCGCACCACATCATCGTCAAGATTTTTGGGCTGCTACCCACCCGCAGCCTGGTGGCGCTCAAGTGCACCTGTGGGTACTTCAAGTTCCTCATCGGGTACTACAACATCCGGCCGGCCGACTCCCGCTGGGTCCGCGACCCCCGCTACCGGGAAGACCCCTGCAAGCAGTGCAAGAAGAAGTACACCAAGGGCGACGTCTCGCTGTGCCGCTGGCATCCCAAGCCCTATTGCCAGGCGCTGCCCTACGGACCCGGCTACTGGATGTGCTGCCACAGGTCCCAGAGGAGCGTCCCCGGCTGCAGGCTCGGCCTTCACGACAATCACTGGGTGCCTGCCTGCCACAGCTTTAACCGTGCTCTGCACAAGAAGCCCAGGGAGGCGGAAGAGGACTGTTAG